A window of the Oscillospiraceae bacterium NTUH-002-81 genome harbors these coding sequences:
- a CDS encoding 4Fe-4S binding protein yields the protein MMRKNSMLRKYMLSILLFLLFETVAITLWLVKDNLFYLLNFSYIGGCIALGTALFTAGKSYARHFVQLAVGSYMLLYLGIISCENMQIEGFWYYLFLGAFEAATIHYAVAKIFGPLLFGRGWCGYACWTAMVLDFLPYRQPQKPRVKKLGMLRYVMFALSLALVSGLFLLRVANLEEIMFRMFLVGNALYYITGIALAFVFRDNRAFCKYLCPVTVFLKPMSYFSLLRVHCDESKCVHCGKCLQVCPMNVEVSKESRRRKNGTECILCYECTKACPTKALR from the coding sequence ATGATGAGAAAGAATAGTATGCTTCGCAAATATATGTTGTCAATTCTGTTATTTTTGTTATTTGAGACAGTAGCGATTACTCTGTGGCTTGTTAAGGATAACCTGTTTTATCTGTTGAATTTCAGCTACATCGGAGGCTGCATTGCTTTGGGAACAGCACTTTTTACTGCGGGGAAAAGTTATGCCCGACATTTTGTGCAGCTGGCGGTGGGAAGTTATATGCTGTTATATCTGGGGATAATCTCCTGTGAAAATATGCAGATCGAAGGCTTCTGGTACTATCTGTTTTTGGGAGCTTTTGAGGCGGCAACCATCCATTATGCAGTAGCGAAGATATTTGGCCCGTTGCTTTTCGGGCGCGGCTGGTGCGGCTATGCCTGTTGGACAGCTATGGTGCTGGACTTTCTGCCTTACAGGCAGCCGCAGAAACCGCGAGTGAAAAAGCTGGGGATGCTGCGGTATGTGATGTTTGCGTTATCTCTGGCATTGGTTTCCGGGCTGTTTTTGCTGAGGGTCGCAAATCTGGAGGAGATCATGTTCCGGATGTTCCTTGTGGGGAACGCACTTTACTATATCACGGGCATTGCGCTGGCCTTTGTGTTCAGGGATAACCGTGCGTTCTGCAAATATCTGTGTCCTGTTACGGTATTTCTCAAGCCCATGAGCTATTTTTCACTTCTGCGTGTCCACTGCGATGAGAGCAAATGTGTCCACTGCGGGAAATGCCTGCAGGTTTGCCCCATGAATGTTGAGGTCAGTAAAGAGTCCCGCAGACGAAAGAACGGAACGGAGTGTATCCTCTGCTATGAATGCACAAAGGCCTGCCCCACGAAAGCACTGCGTTAG